The Corynebacterium simulans genome contains a region encoding:
- the upp gene encoding uracil phosphoribosyltransferase → MDIHVVDHPLAASRLTIMRDARSDNSAFRAALKDLGTMLVYEAARELDVEHFDCETPVATAEGSRLLDPPIIVPIIRAGLGMIDPALAMIPDAQVGFIGMARNEETHEPVPYLEALPEDLSGRTVFVVDPMLATGGSLLYSLKLLADRGATDITAICMVSAQEGVDALANSGLPVRLVTAAIDPHLNEEAYIVPGLGDAGDRLYGPRNIDF, encoded by the coding sequence ATGGACATCCACGTAGTAGATCACCCGCTTGCTGCTTCCCGCCTGACCATCATGCGCGATGCCCGCAGTGATAACTCCGCATTCCGCGCCGCCCTCAAAGACCTCGGAACCATGCTTGTTTACGAGGCCGCCCGCGAACTCGACGTCGAGCACTTCGATTGCGAGACCCCCGTGGCAACAGCCGAAGGCAGCCGCCTGCTCGACCCGCCAATCATCGTTCCGATTATCCGCGCGGGACTGGGCATGATTGACCCAGCTCTCGCCATGATCCCAGATGCGCAGGTGGGCTTCATCGGCATGGCCCGCAACGAAGAGACCCACGAGCCGGTCCCTTACCTAGAGGCACTGCCAGAGGATCTTTCCGGCCGCACCGTCTTCGTGGTGGATCCAATGCTGGCCACCGGCGGTTCCTTGTTGTATTCCCTAAAGCTGCTGGCAGACCGCGGAGCCACCGACATCACCGCAATCTGCATGGTTTCCGCGCAGGAAGGCGTCGATGCGCTGGCCAATTCTGGCCTGCCTGTGCGTCTGGTTACCGCCGCGATTGACCCGCACCTGAATGAAGAAGCCTACATCGTTCCTGGTTTGGGCGACGCCGGTGACCGCCTCTACGGCCCGCGCAACATCGATTTCTAA
- a CDS encoding NAD(P)H-quinone dehydrogenase — protein sequence MTKETLDAAIEDAPRIVIIGGGPAGYEAAIAGAKYGAQITLVEEQGPGGSSVLLDCVPSKSFIAGANLRTDFRRAEAMGLNEQLGSMQLKLQALNERVQALAGKQSADVRAGLEKIGVNVIDGRASFSEDQHGVQGAAHKVDVVKREGETETLEADLVLVATGATPRILPGAQPDGERILTWQQVYDLKEDPEHLIVVGSGVTGAEFVSAFAEMGVKVTMVASRDRILPHDDADAADVLETVLAERGVELEKNCRVETVTRTEDGNVVVKTQDGREIHGSHVIMSIGSIPNTQELGLEHVGVATQKSGHIKVDRVSRTNVAGIYAAGDCSDLFPLASVAAMQGRIAMYHALGEGVSPLRLKTVATAVFTRPEIAAVGFTQAEIEAGEVSARTITMPLNTNPRAKMRSLNHGFVKLFCRATSGRVIGGVVVAPTASELILPIAVAVTNQLTVNQLADSFAVYPSLSGTITEAARRLVAHDDLE from the coding sequence GTGACGAAGGAAACGCTAGACGCTGCAATCGAGGATGCCCCGCGCATCGTTATCATCGGTGGCGGCCCAGCAGGCTACGAGGCGGCCATTGCCGGAGCCAAGTACGGCGCACAGATTACCCTGGTTGAAGAGCAGGGCCCCGGCGGTTCTTCCGTCTTGCTGGACTGCGTTCCTTCCAAGTCCTTCATTGCTGGTGCAAACCTGCGCACCGACTTTCGTCGCGCTGAAGCCATGGGGCTCAACGAGCAGCTCGGCTCAATGCAGCTGAAGCTGCAGGCCCTGAACGAACGCGTGCAGGCGCTGGCCGGCAAGCAGTCGGCAGACGTTCGTGCAGGCCTGGAGAAGATCGGCGTCAACGTTATTGACGGCCGCGCGAGCTTCAGCGAGGATCAGCATGGTGTGCAGGGCGCGGCGCACAAGGTCGACGTCGTCAAGCGCGAAGGCGAAACTGAAACCCTCGAGGCAGACCTCGTGCTCGTGGCTACCGGTGCCACCCCGCGCATCCTGCCGGGCGCGCAGCCAGACGGCGAGCGCATCCTGACCTGGCAGCAGGTCTATGACTTGAAGGAAGATCCGGAGCACCTCATCGTGGTCGGTTCTGGTGTGACCGGTGCGGAGTTCGTTTCTGCTTTTGCAGAGATGGGTGTCAAGGTAACCATGGTGGCTTCCCGTGACCGTATTCTGCCGCATGATGACGCCGACGCAGCCGACGTCCTCGAGACCGTTCTGGCTGAGCGCGGTGTGGAGTTGGAGAAGAACTGCCGCGTTGAGACCGTTACTCGTACCGAAGACGGCAATGTTGTGGTCAAGACGCAGGACGGCCGCGAGATTCATGGCTCACACGTCATCATGTCCATCGGCTCCATCCCGAATACCCAGGAACTTGGCCTTGAGCACGTTGGTGTGGCTACTCAGAAGTCGGGCCACATCAAGGTCGACCGCGTTTCTCGCACCAACGTCGCGGGCATCTACGCAGCCGGTGACTGCTCCGACCTGTTCCCGCTGGCTTCCGTGGCCGCTATGCAGGGTCGCATCGCGATGTACCACGCACTTGGTGAAGGCGTTTCGCCGTTGCGTTTGAAGACTGTCGCCACGGCCGTCTTCACGCGCCCGGAGATCGCAGCCGTGGGCTTCACCCAGGCAGAAATCGAGGCCGGCGAGGTTTCCGCGCGCACCATTACGATGCCGCTGAACACCAACCCGCGCGCGAAGATGCGCTCGCTGAACCACGGCTTTGTGAAGCTGTTCTGCCGTGCTACCTCCGGCCGCGTTATCGGCGGCGTCGTCGTTGCACCGACCGCTTCCGAGCTCATCCTGCCAATTGCTGTGGCAGTGACCAACCAGCTGACCGTTAACCAGCTGGCTGATTCCTTCGCGGTCTACCCGTCGCTGTCCGGCACCATCACTGAGGCGGCACGCCGTCTCGTGGCTCACGATGACCTGGAGTAA
- a CDS encoding C40 family peptidase produces MIEAAVKQISQMAPPALPAVDLPKVPDLETVPALAEIAHGDPSKLLDAANVLKKDRTTIENAVSQAQQLIKAAGRDLIGIGISLLTKAAPVALGMLVPNPAINAAARAHIQGLIASHLAQAFARLKQLLSELLAAAQPLLPIARRAVEKTVNGRSSEPAEPHIAPGNSEKPSEVKPVAGLSSTAAAQAAGSSSAGAGSEQGKAAVAAAMSKLGTPYVWGGTGSGGFDCSGLTQWAWRQAGVEIPRTAEAQTVGRQVSANELQPGDLVVWDGHVAMYKGGGEMIEAGSPVETSPLRTSNMGMAFKGFWRPTG; encoded by the coding sequence ATGATTGAGGCAGCGGTAAAGCAGATTTCGCAAATGGCTCCTCCTGCGCTACCGGCGGTAGACCTGCCAAAGGTCCCGGATTTAGAGACTGTCCCGGCGCTGGCAGAGATTGCACACGGTGACCCTTCCAAGCTTCTCGACGCCGCGAATGTCCTTAAAAAAGACCGCACCACCATCGAAAACGCGGTATCCCAGGCGCAACAACTGATTAAAGCTGCAGGCCGCGACCTCATTGGTATTGGAATCTCGCTGTTGACCAAGGCCGCCCCCGTGGCTTTGGGGATGCTCGTTCCGAACCCGGCAATCAATGCGGCAGCTCGGGCGCACATACAAGGTTTGATCGCGTCCCATCTGGCACAGGCTTTTGCGCGCTTAAAACAGCTTTTGAGCGAACTGTTGGCGGCGGCGCAGCCGCTATTGCCCATTGCCCGGCGCGCGGTGGAAAAGACTGTCAATGGCCGCAGCTCTGAGCCTGCCGAGCCGCATATAGCGCCGGGAAATAGTGAGAAACCAAGCGAGGTTAAGCCGGTCGCCGGGCTTTCATCTACAGCTGCAGCACAGGCGGCGGGTTCTTCCAGCGCAGGTGCGGGAAGCGAGCAAGGCAAGGCCGCAGTCGCTGCGGCGATGAGCAAACTCGGTACGCCTTATGTTTGGGGCGGTACGGGTAGCGGCGGCTTCGATTGCTCCGGTCTTACCCAATGGGCGTGGCGCCAGGCGGGCGTGGAGATTCCGCGAACGGCGGAAGCACAGACCGTGGGCAGGCAGGTCAGCGCAAATGAGCTCCAGCCGGGAGACCTCGTGGTGTGGGACGGGCACGTCGCGATGTACAAAGGCGGCGGCGAGATGATTGAAGCTGGCAGCCCAGTGGAGACGAGTCCGTTACGCACCAGCAATATGGGTATGGCCTTCAAGGGCTTTTGGCGGCCCACCGGCTAA
- a CDS encoding helix-turn-helix domain-containing protein, translating into MANKTWALVGHDFAARLRGIRARRRMSQQALAEISGVSRSQISNLERTDKALPLRADPQLSTMFKLAFALEVPPSALLPDAEHMLDEVTPFAPEYIDRRRFAAAAEF; encoded by the coding sequence GTGGCCAACAAAACGTGGGCGTTAGTAGGGCATGACTTTGCGGCGCGGCTACGGGGGATTCGTGCACGGCGTCGCATGTCCCAACAGGCTTTGGCGGAAATCTCGGGGGTCTCGCGCAGCCAAATCTCAAACTTGGAGCGTACGGATAAGGCACTGCCGCTGCGTGCGGATCCGCAGCTTTCAACGATGTTTAAGTTGGCATTCGCGCTAGAGGTGCCACCCTCTGCGTTGCTGCCCGATGCGGAGCACATGCTTGACGAAGTCACCCCGTTTGCGCCCGAGTATATCGACCGGCGTCGCTTCGCAGCGGCCGCAGAATTTTAA
- a CDS encoding M20 family metallopeptidase has translation MISTFVNEWFDNHRAEVIAWRRHIHRHPETSNNEVETTNFIARRLEEYGLNPQRFPQTGLMVDIGPDTEQGRLAFRADIDALPVTEVTGLEYTSENPGAMHACGHDVHTTIALGLACALADFERAHSLPLGVRVIFQPAEEVWVGGATDVIEWGALEGVNSIFAVHVEPKLRVGRIGVRAGAITSATDVVELEIKGPGGHTSRPHLSADVVYALGKVITELPALLSRRVDPRTGTVLVFGQVNSGYAPNAMPESGTLTGTMRTADIGIWRGMQALFSELVEQVLAPVGVEHELTYHRGVPPVLNDDVSTALLASAAQAIDPQAVVQAPQSSGGEDFSWYLEHVPGSMARLGCWSGEGEQHDLHMGDLNVDERCIGVGVKLFGSVVEQFTKVQE, from the coding sequence GTGATTTCCACATTCGTGAATGAGTGGTTCGACAATCATCGCGCGGAAGTAATTGCATGGCGCCGCCATATTCATCGGCACCCGGAAACGTCCAATAATGAAGTTGAGACCACCAACTTCATCGCCCGTAGGCTCGAAGAGTATGGGTTAAATCCGCAGCGTTTCCCGCAGACTGGCCTGATGGTTGATATCGGCCCTGATACCGAGCAGGGCCGTTTGGCCTTTCGCGCCGACATCGATGCGCTTCCGGTTACCGAGGTCACGGGGTTGGAATACACCTCCGAAAACCCCGGCGCCATGCACGCCTGCGGCCACGACGTGCACACCACCATCGCTTTGGGGCTTGCGTGCGCTCTGGCGGATTTCGAGCGCGCGCATTCCTTGCCGTTGGGTGTACGCGTTATCTTCCAGCCAGCGGAGGAAGTATGGGTCGGCGGCGCCACAGATGTGATCGAATGGGGCGCTCTTGAAGGGGTTAACTCCATCTTCGCGGTACACGTGGAGCCGAAGCTGCGCGTAGGCCGAATTGGCGTGCGCGCTGGGGCGATTACCTCTGCAACCGACGTCGTCGAGCTCGAGATCAAAGGCCCGGGAGGCCATACCTCCCGCCCGCACCTTTCTGCAGACGTCGTCTACGCTTTGGGCAAGGTCATCACGGAGCTGCCGGCCCTGCTGTCGCGCCGGGTGGATCCGCGGACGGGAACGGTCTTGGTCTTCGGACAGGTCAATTCCGGCTATGCGCCGAACGCAATGCCGGAGTCCGGCACGCTAACGGGCACCATGCGCACCGCGGACATCGGTATCTGGCGCGGCATGCAAGCGCTATTTTCGGAGCTCGTGGAGCAGGTATTGGCGCCGGTTGGGGTGGAACACGAGCTCACGTATCACCGCGGCGTTCCGCCCGTGCTTAACGACGACGTCTCTACCGCACTGTTGGCCTCCGCCGCGCAGGCCATCGACCCGCAGGCCGTCGTCCAGGCCCCGCAATCCTCCGGCGGCGAGGACTTCTCTTGGTACTTAGAACATGTGCCGGGCTCCATGGCGCGTTTGGGCTGCTGGTCTGGCGAGGGCGAGCAGCACGATCTACACATGGGGGATCTCAATGTCGACGAGCGCTGCATCGGTGTAGGCGTGAAACTTTTCGGCTCCGTGGTGGAGCAATTTACCAAGGTGCAGGAATAG